The following is a genomic window from Sporocytophaga myxococcoides DSM 11118.
TGCTCCTACTGCAAGTCTCAATAATAAATAAGCTGTTGTATTCATATCATAATTGATTTTTATAGTAACAAATTTATTCAGGAAATAAAGGAAGGGCTTGTAAGAACAATGGATAAATTTGTACATTCACAGGTATGGAAATCAGAAATATCCATCAACCTTTTGAGCTTGATATACTGGAGGTAAGCTCATACACAGCCAAATCTCATAAGAACACATTTTTTGAAATGATCTTTGTCCTTGAAGGAGAAGGAATACAAATCGTTAATGAGCATAAACTTCCTTATAGTCCGGATAAGCTATTTCTTGTTTTCCCGGAAGACAAGCATAGCTTTGAAGTTAAAACCCTTACCAAATTTTTATTTATCCGCTTTAACCACAGCTATTTAAAAAATCAAAGCAAAGAATGGATCCAGAAAATTGAATATATCTTTCATAACCATAATCACCTTCCGGGGTGTATGTTAAAAACAGTAACAGATAAGCCTCTGATCAGGGCTCTGGCCTTAGGACTTATTTGTGAAAAAGAAAAACGCAATCCTAATCATCATGAAGTTATCACTCAACTCATTAATACTATCATTACAATCGCTGCAAGAAACATTACACTAATGGATGTTTCCGGATTTATACCTACTTCATCAAAAGATTCGGTTTCATTATTAAACTATATCCACGAGAACATTTACTCTCCGGAAAAGCTGAGAGCCGAAACCATAGCAGATCAATTCAACATTTCCGTTACATACATCAGTGAATATTTTAAGAAACATACAGGTGAAAGTCTTCAGCAATACATAATACATTACAAGATAAAACTGGTTGAAACCAGGCTTCTTTATACTCCAATGAGACTAAGTGAAATCTGTGATGAATTTGGATTTACAGATCTGAGCCATATGAACAAGACATTTAAAAAATATAAGGGTGTAAGTCCAACAGAATACAGAAAAACTAATGGATTTGAATAGTAAACTGTTCTAGAACAATGGCATCAATCCTTTTCTCCGGATAAACAACGACAGATTTTTTAGCTTATAATCCTTATCTTTAACGTTAATAATTAAATCAAATAATTTTATGGCTTCTGGTATTCTGGCTATTTTAGATGACATCGCTGCTTTAATGGACGATGTGCTGATAACCAGCAAAATTGCAACACGTAAAACCGCAGGAATTTTAGGTGACGATTTAGCAGTAAATGCAGAGAAAGCAACAGGATACCTTTCTTCCAGAGAACTACCTGTAATCTGGGCAATTACAAAAAAATCCTTGCTAAATAAATTCATTATTATCCCTCTTGCCTTATTATTCAATTTCATTTTCCCCATAGCTATAAAAATCATATTGGTACTGGGAGGATTTTTTCTAGCCTTTGAAGGAGCTGAGAAAATTGTTGAATACTTTTTTCCTCACGCTGAAGCCCAGACAGAGCAAGGAACAGAAACTACTGAAGAAGATAGCGCTTCTATTGAAAAGGAAAGAATCAAATCGGCTGTCAGAACAGATTTAATTCTTTCTATTGAAATAGTAATCATTGCATTGGGGACAGTTTTAGACCAAAGCCTGACAATACAAATTCTCACAGTATCAGTGGTAGGAATTATAGCAACTATTGGTGTATATGGTTTAGTGGGCCTTCTTGTAAAAATAGATGATCTCGGTTTCAAGCTCATTAGAGATTCTAATAACAAAGGATTTATATCCAGGATAGGTCACTTTTTAGTTCGCTTGCTTCCTTACATTATTAAATTCTTATCTATCGTTGGCACTATTGCTCTCCTTCTGGTTTCAGGAGGCATATTTATTCATAATATAGAAGCACTCCATCATTTATTTCCGGAAGTAAATTCTCTTATCAAAGAGTTCGTAACAGGATTAGTTGCGGGTCTTCTTGTAGTAGTACTAGTAAAAGCAGGAAAGAAAGTTTTTTCATTGGGTAAAAAATAAAAGCACTGCTTACATAAATTCTATTGATAGCACTCCTGCATTTAATTAAGGATTATCAGGAATACTATTGTATGTAAAACTCAAAATGGAATTATACAAAAGGATAATTAAAATAGTGGATTTGAATCTGATCTGTTGTCTGATTCCAATAATACTGACTTTATTTCTTATCGAACTTTTCTTCAGGAACCGATTTGAAACAAAAAAAGTACTGAATCTGATTCGTTGGACAATTATTATTTATGCGTTAGTTATTTGGACAGATACATTAATCAGAATAGCTATGCACCCGGAAGAGTTTGCCTTTTCTAAATGGGAAGCAGGGCACTGGATAATGTTCTTATCTCCTTTGTTACTACCATTTACATTATTAATAAAAAAATTAGCATCTAATTTTTTATACGTTCTCTTTGTAGCTTTTTGTATAAAAATCGGATTCTACTTCGAACGTTTTGTAATAATTGTAACAAGTTATCAAATGGATTTTATAACTGAAAACGGGAGTACCGAATTTACAGACTCAGTCTTATTCCTAATTGAAATTTTATTTTTACAAGGAATAACAATCGCAATTCTGGCTTTAGGGATTTTTGAAATAATGAAAAGAAAAAAACTGAGCACAACGAGCTAATGAGAATTTAATATAACCTCCGCAATGAAAATTTGCATTGCACAAACAATACCCTATAAGGCAGATATTTCTTCAACATCGAAGCACAAAAGACTTATTGAACTTGCTTTGACAATGAATGCGAATGTAATTCTCCCCTCTTACTTTTATTTAATCGCATAAATTATTTATAGGATTAGCCATTTAAGTCCCGTTGACGATAGTCGTCACATTACTAAAACTTTAAATGACCTCACCCTAAATCCCTCTCCTGAAGGAGAGGGACTTTAATGTGTATGTTATTAGTTCTAATCGCTGTTAATTCAATCTTTTTATCGTCGACTGTTCCCTTCTCCTTCAGGAGAAGGGTTAGGGATGAGGTTTAATTGGCTTGAATACGGGAACTAAATAATTATTCCTGATTATTTAAATCTTCTTCGCAAATGAATTGCGAAGTGAACTTGCATCTTTGAATTAACATCAAAAACAAAGATGAACAAATGGCAAAACAGAAGAGATACGTTTTCAAGATAAGAAGCTTACCTTTTCTATCTAACAATTTAAAATATCGAATATAAGTATTCCCAATAGACCGACCATTATCTGATTCTTAAAAATGGGAAAGTCCGGATAATAATGAAATGATAGATTCGGGTAATTTTTAAATTATGCTGATGAACTATCAAGTATGTGATTATTTTTTTAATATGTAAGTCAGATGGCTTTGCAAATTTTTCACTATAGGCCATTGTCTCCCTTCTGTATAATTTTATTACGTATGGTATTCTATGTAATACTATAGCATTACATAGGTTCGATTTATCAAAAAATGACCAAGATTGGCTATTGATCCTGAGATAGGCCTGTTATTTATTTGCAA
Proteins encoded in this region:
- a CDS encoding AraC family transcriptional regulator; the protein is MEIRNIHQPFELDILEVSSYTAKSHKNTFFEMIFVLEGEGIQIVNEHKLPYSPDKLFLVFPEDKHSFEVKTLTKFLFIRFNHSYLKNQSKEWIQKIEYIFHNHNHLPGCMLKTVTDKPLIRALALGLICEKEKRNPNHHEVITQLINTIITIAARNITLMDVSGFIPTSSKDSVSLLNYIHENIYSPEKLRAETIADQFNISVTYISEYFKKHTGESLQQYIIHYKIKLVETRLLYTPMRLSEICDEFGFTDLSHMNKTFKKYKGVSPTEYRKTNGFE
- a CDS encoding DUF808 family protein; this encodes MASGILAILDDIAALMDDVLITSKIATRKTAGILGDDLAVNAEKATGYLSSRELPVIWAITKKSLLNKFIIIPLALLFNFIFPIAIKIILVLGGFFLAFEGAEKIVEYFFPHAEAQTEQGTETTEEDSASIEKERIKSAVRTDLILSIEIVIIALGTVLDQSLTIQILTVSVVGIIATIGVYGLVGLLVKIDDLGFKLIRDSNNKGFISRIGHFLVRLLPYIIKFLSIVGTIALLLVSGGIFIHNIEALHHLFPEVNSLIKEFVTGLVAGLLVVVLVKAGKKVFSLGKK